The region TATGTTGAGGAGTTTGTGAAGGATCTATATGAGGATATAAAATCAGATGAGGTAGAACTCTACGGACCTATGAGAAGTATGGTGTACAAAGTAAAAGATAGGTATAGACACAATATTTTTGTAAAGGGAAATTTGAAAGAGATCAATAAATTTAAAAAGAAATTAAAATTAAAGCTTACAAAATATGAAAAAAATGATAAAATTAGAATAGTGGTAGATATTGATCCAATTAATTTGATATGATAAAATTTATAGAGGTGAAAAAATAGATGATTTATGAAATAAGAAAGTATGGAGATCCAATACTGAGAGAGGTGGCTCAGAAGGTTGAAAAGATAGATGATGAGATATTGGAAATCTTAGACAATATGGTTGAGACTATGTATGAGACTAAGGGAGTAGGACTTGCAGCTCCTCAAGTGGGGATCTCAAAGAGAATATTCGTGTGTGATCAGGGAGATGGAGTGGTAAGAAAGGTAATAAATCCTGTAATAACTCCTTTAACTGAAAATTTGATAGAGTGTGAAGAGGGGTGCTTGAGTGTACCTGGAATATATAAGAAGGTACAGAGACCAGAGAAGATTAGAGTTGAGTATATGAATGAAAAGGGAGAAGAGGTAACTGAGGAAGTAGAAGGTTTTCTAGCTATAATTATGCAACATGAGTTTGATCATTTAGAGGCTGTTCTATTTGTTGATAAAATCTCTCCAATAGCTAAAAGAATGATAAGTAAAAAATTACAAAGTTTGAAAAAGGAGACTCTAAGAGAGAATAAGATAGAGGAGTAGTCTTATGAATGGACGGAATGTTTTAAAGTTTTTTCTATTTTTAATCATACTTTTAAATCTCTACTATTTTGTACCCTATATATATAGGAGTTTTGTAAAAATAGAGAAGTTAAAAAAGGAACAGATAGAGTTAAATGAGAAGATAGAGAAAACAAAACTGAAAATAGAGGATTATAATAATAAGATAGATAACCTAGAAGATGATTTTCAAAGGGAGAGTATCGCTAGAAATAGACTTCAGATGGTAAAAGAGAATGAAGAGATATACAGGTTTATAAAAAATTAACATAAAGTATAATTAGGAGGAGAGTATGAAAAGAGAATTAGCACTAGAATTTGCTAGAGTAACAGAAGCAGCAGCTTTAGCCGCTCACAAATGGGTAGGTAGAGGAGATAAAGAGGCAGCTGACCAAGCAGCAGTAGATGCTATGAGAACAATGCTTAACAGAATCTCAATTGATGGAGAGATAGTAATTGGAGAGGGTGAGATAGATGAGGCTCCAATGCTTTATATTGGTGAGAGAGTAGGAAGAGCAACTCAACCAGAAGATGAGATTGAAGAGGGAGAGACTCTAGATGGATGTTCACTAGTAGATATAGCTGTAGATCCAGTAGAGGGAACAAGAATGACTGCTCAAGGACAAGCAAATGCAATTACAGTTCTTGCAGTAGGAAATAAAGGAAGTTTCCTAAAAGCTCCAGATATGTATATGGAGAAATTAATAGTTGGACCAGAGGCAAAGGGAGCTATTGACTTAGAAAAACCTCTTATAGACAATATAAATAATGTTGCAAAAGTATTGAATAAAGATTTAAGAGATATGATGGTAGTTGTTTTAGATAAACCTAGACATACACAGATAATAAAAGATTTACAAAAATTAGGAATAAAAGTATATGCTCTACCTGATGGAGACGTAGCAGGATCAATCTTAACTTGTATAGTTGATTCAGATGTGGATATCCTATACGGTATAGGAGGAGCACCAGAAGGGGTAATCTCAGCTGCAGTTATAAGAGCTTTAGGTGGAGATATGCAAGCTAGATTAAAACTTAGAAGTGAAGTAAAAGGTGTAACTTTAGAAAATGATAAGATATCTAACTATGAAAAAACTAGATGTGAGCAGATGGGATTAAGAGTTGGAGATGTTTTAAAACTAGATGATCTTGTAAAAGATGATGAGGTAATATTCTCAGCTACAGGAATTACAAGTGGAGATCTTTTAGAGGGAATCAAAAGAAAAGGAAATATAGCTAGAACTCAAACTCTAGTTGTAAGAGGAAAAAGTAAGACAATAAGATATATAAACTCTGTACATAACTTAGATTTTAAAGATGAGAAGATCAGTCATTTAGTAAAATAAAGTTATTAATTATTAGGCGACCAAAAAAATATTTTAAATTCTTGGTCGCCTTTTGTATAGGAAAGGATGATAAAAATGATATTTTATGAGGAATTTGTAAAAAAAGTTGAAGGGGCAAAATTTGAGTTAAAAGATGTTGAAAACTTCTCAAATGAAGGAAAGAAGATAGTTGTAGGGTTAGGAATAGGAATACCACTAATTCTGATCGCTTTATTTCAAATGTATATGGCTAGATTGGGTGAAGGTATAGTAAGAGTAGGGTTTGGAGTGATATTCCTTTATATTGGATTTAAACAGCTTAAAGGAACATTTAGTTATAAAATAGCTATTGATAGAGTAAATAGAAAAATGAAATTTATGAAAACAGAGATAAATTTGGATGAGATAGAGAGTTGTACTATGAAAGAGGGAAAGATAGGAAAAAATCTAGAAACTATGTTAGATGTTATAACTGTAGATAAAAAACAGTATTTAATTCCTCTTTATATGAATAAAAAAGTTAGATTTGTATATTGCT is a window of Fusobacterium sp. SYSU M8D902 DNA encoding:
- a CDS encoding septum formation initiator family protein yields the protein MNGRNVLKFFLFLIILLNLYYFVPYIYRSFVKIEKLKKEQIELNEKIEKTKLKIEDYNNKIDNLEDDFQRESIARNRLQMVKENEEIYRFIKN
- the def gene encoding peptide deformylase gives rise to the protein MIYEIRKYGDPILREVAQKVEKIDDEILEILDNMVETMYETKGVGLAAPQVGISKRIFVCDQGDGVVRKVINPVITPLTENLIECEEGCLSVPGIYKKVQRPEKIRVEYMNEKGEEVTEEVEGFLAIIMQHEFDHLEAVLFVDKISPIAKRMISKKLQSLKKETLRENKIEE
- the glpX gene encoding class II fructose-bisphosphatase, encoding MKRELALEFARVTEAAALAAHKWVGRGDKEAADQAAVDAMRTMLNRISIDGEIVIGEGEIDEAPMLYIGERVGRATQPEDEIEEGETLDGCSLVDIAVDPVEGTRMTAQGQANAITVLAVGNKGSFLKAPDMYMEKLIVGPEAKGAIDLEKPLIDNINNVAKVLNKDLRDMMVVVLDKPRHTQIIKDLQKLGIKVYALPDGDVAGSILTCIVDSDVDILYGIGGAPEGVISAAVIRALGGDMQARLKLRSEVKGVTLENDKISNYEKTRCEQMGLRVGDVLKLDDLVKDDEVIFSATGITSGDLLEGIKRKGNIARTQTLVVRGKSKTIRYINSVHNLDFKDEKISHLVK